GTTAAGATATATGTCTGCTTGCCAACCAAGTTGCGTCTGACATGGCTACAAAAGAACATTATTTGGAAAACTGCTTTTAAAATAGAAACTTGACTTTGGCTCTAATGTTCAGAATATTGAGCCTTCGacttttttctgctttttgttCGGATTGTAATCCCTATGACACATTACCAATTtgaattctcaattttatcaatctATTGTTAATATCTGTCGACTGCTTATAATTATTACCCTTAACATATGTATTGTACCATTTTTACTAGTTTTACCAATTTACATGATTAGCTTTAAACTATAATAGATAGAAAGAAACCTAAAATAGCAACATGATCAGCAATgcaagttataaaaataattaaacagtgTTGAAATCTTAGTGGACTTCTTATTAGAGTCAGCGTAATTAAGTGTAATGACAATTCTTACCTTTTTTGCGGTTTTGCCTCGACATATCTAAACatcaacaataaatatattgaatctttaatagaaaattatatacaaatacatcaacatgaccaaaactGTTTACGACTATTTATTGAAGTTATTGCCatttaatgatgatttttttgcacattatttggtctgtttttataaatttcctgtcacaaaattttgaattttttgaaaaactaaggattttcttatcccaggcatagattaccttagccgtatttggcacaactttttggaattttggatactcaatgctcttcaactttgtacttgtttggctttatgaatattttgatatgagcgtcactgatgagtcttatatagacgaaacgcgcgtctggcgtattaaattataatcctggtacctttgataactatttacaccactgggtcgatgccactgctggtggacgtttcgtccccgagggtatcaccagcccagtagtcaacacttcggtgttgacatgaatatcaataatgtggtcatttttataaatttcctgtcacaaaattttgaattttttgaaaaactaaggattttcttatcccatgcatagattaccttagccgtatttggcacaactttttggaattttggatactcaatgctcttcaactttgtacttgtttggctttatgaatattttgatatgagcgtcactgatgagtcttatatagacgaaacgcgcgtctggcgtattaaattataatcctggtacctttgataactatttacaccactgggtcgatgccactgctggtggacgtttcgtcccagagggtatcaccagcccagtagtcaacacttcggtgttgacatgaatatcaataatgtggtcatttttataaatttcctgtcacaaaattttgaattttttgaaaaactaaggattttcttatcccatgcatagattaccttagccgtatttggcacaactttttggaattttggatactcaatgctcttcaactttgtacttgtttggctttatgaatattttgatatgagcgtcactgatgagtcttatatagacgaaacgcgcgtctggcgtattaaattataatcctggtacctttgataactatttacaccactgggtcgatgccactgctggtggacgtttcgtccccgagggtatcaccagcccagtagtcaacacttcggtgttgacatgaatatcaataatgtggtcatttttataaatttcctgtcacaaaattttgaattttttgaaaaactaaggattttcttatcccacgcatagattaccttagccgtatttggcacaaatttttggaattttggatactcaatgctcttcaactttgtacttgtttggctttatgaatattttgatatgagcgtcactgatgagtcttatatagacgaaacgcgcgtctggcgtattaaattataatcctggtacctttgataactatttacaccactgggtcgatgccactgctggtggacgtttcgtccccgagggtatcaccagcccagtagtcaacacttcggtgttgacatgaatatcaataatgtggtcatttttataaatttcctgtcacaaaattttgaattttttgaaaaactaaggattttcttatcccacgcatagattaccttagccgtatttggcacaactttttggaattttggatactcaatgctcttcaactttgtacttgtttggctttatgaatattttgatatgagcgtcactgatgagtcttatatagacgaaacgcgcgtctggcgtattaaattataatcctggtacctttgataactatttctgaaaactgtaaaaaaaaaacatacacttTCGACCAGCAAGTCAAAATCCACAAATAAGCTAGAATGGCCTTTCTGTCGACTTGTTAATCAAGTTATTGTTCCTTGTGTAATGATatctttaaacatagttttgtccattatcttgaaaattctaaattttagaaaaagaaaaaaagttcagCAGGATACGATCCACACATTtgtcaaaatgatttaaattatcATCTAATTATTCATAGAGATATTCATCATTAATGACAATGTTCAATAAATACTGGCAATTGTTGAAGACCATGCAAGGTGGGGGAATCTAGTAAGGCATTTGGCAAAGCAAGATGTATGATCCTTATCAAAAATTGCAAAACACAGCAGCTTGTACAAGTTTTTGCCATAAATGATCTAATGTATTCCCAGCATATTTAGCAGTTGTTTGCTGCTATTGTGAAATTAAATGAGATAGATATAAAACCTATTAGCCAGTTTCGAAGTAGTTGcccataaataaactcatcatagataccaggactgaaATTTTTCACCTACGTCAGACGCCCGtctcgtctacaaaagactcatcagtgacgctcaaatcaaaaaataattatatccaAATAACACacgaagttggagagcattgaggaccaaatattcctaaacgttttgccaaatacagctaagataatatattcctgatttagataagccttagtatttaaaaaattctaagttttgttaacagttaaaatTTCCGGTCATCCCAATGTATACAAGTTTCCAAAGGGTGGTgaaaaaaatggctttttaaaaatactagATTTACTGGAGTTTTTTCTTCTCACAGACACAGATATATAGATAATGTGTTGAACTTTTATTCCATCTTTCTATCAGAGGAAAAAGTTCATAGAAGATCAATGGGTAAAATATTGACGAAGGGTATTcattgtgaaatatataccaagaTATTTTCTGTCCCGTATGTGGCATGctgttgtatgtttttatttaaaaagaagaggaccttatgataaatttaaaagacTAAGAAGTTATTAAAGTttttcaaagaattcaactttcaTAGATCTTATTGTGCGAAAAGGGATTCTTTACTACAAGGATCCGCAACACGATTTTTTTTTGGGTTTGGTAATTTACGGGAAAATGAATCTCACTTCATACctcgaaaatttaaccacacaCGTGAAAATGTCTCGGCTTcaaaacaagccatcatacatatccaagtttacgatatagATTGAGCCTCAGAAGAAAAAGTTACTATTACAGCATATGGAAAATCTATTGCGCATATTGACCAATTTGATGTCTTCATTATTCTGTTTTATGATTTCACCAATTTCGATATGAATACTGTAAACCGGGAAATTTTCGCACCGTCTTTATTTCGCGATTTACTAACACAATCCAAATTCATGCCATTTTGAATTCGCGATTTCCCAGTGGCCCATATAAATATTGTCATAAATGATTTGAAAAGTGATCAGCTTTACATATATCTTAAATCAAGTGATAAAATcaatcagaaatcttttgttttcggTTCATTAATGTTAAAGTAGATTATAAGTTTGTCATGTTTGCTTGTAAAAAGTAGACCTTAATTAAGattgaatcaaaataaaatgctcTCAGGATTAATGCTAATTAATCGATCTTTTGATCTGATTAATCTGTGTAGTAGATTCAACGAGATGATAATTTTATTACTGATTGACATGTATCATTAACATAATTGCAATGAGTATTGTTTACATAACAAAATCCGTTATGATTGCTTTCGTGTTTATGGTGAACTGTTTGCATTAAATTCATAACTTCTAACTTTGCTTTTTATTAAGATATATAGTTATGATTTCAGTTATATATGTGTCGTCTATAAAATCAGTGTTATACAGtagtcctatatatatatattctattcaTATGcgtagatatatgaagatgtggtatgagtgtcaaagaggtaactctccatccaagtcacaacttgtaaaagtaaatgtaataaaaagagtTCCCTTGTTATTTTCGTGGTCGTTTTATTGTTTCTATTCTTACCGCGAAAATAGCTAAAATAAAACTACCGCGAAAATTTCCCTGTTTACAGTATGAAGGGCAAATCTTACCCTACTAGTATagctgtttattttgttatgtcGTGTGTGTCGTAATCCccaaaaaacatttcaaatttaaatacagtAAATGCAGGCACACCAAAGAATTGTTATATGAGTATACTTAATTGAATGGAGTAAAGTTGTGATAttcttcttaataaaaaaaactcttcatGAACAAAAATCATTGCAGGCGATATTGTTCCAACTGAGATCAAATTAATGGCCGACAAAAGATCAATTGATTTGTACCTCAAACTACTTCAGTCAGGCTATGAATTTAAGAGAGATATACGTTTAGTAGTTGTTGGGAAAAAAGGTGCTGGAAAGACAACATTGATAAGAAGATTATTTGGTGAAGACATTACAGATGTTACCAGTACAAATGGAAtagaaattcataaaattaaatgcaaagcAATGTCTGATGATGGCATATGGAATAAACAAGAAGGTATGGTGTTGATACTTAAAAAAACATGGTGTGTCCTTATCTGGTACACTTATCATAATGGTCTGATGGTATAGTCTTTCATATATCTGTTGGTATCAAGTTCTGTAAAGTTTTCCTCACACATTTCCTCAGAAAGAATGTTCTTATATTTAACCaatatgaagattttactatggtTTTTCTAAAAGAGAATTAAAAGTATTTGCCACCGGGGCACTAAAGGCTCTATGTGAGCTGATGTCATCACTTAAAGTCCGTCCGTCATCTGTAGTCGTCATCTGTCGTTGTAAACTATTtgaaacatcttctcctctgaaactactggaccaaaacGCATCAAACTTAAACTGTATTTtctttagggtatctagtttataaagtGTATCCCAAATGAACATGCATGCTTAAATGTTTAAAGGGAAAATATGACAAggtacaaaacatttaaatggcaTTTTTGAACCACTCATTACtatatattcaaaatcaaaaataatcattgaacACAACCAAAAAAtaacaggtgagcgattcaggctctggATTTTCTTGTATTATGAAAAGAGTCGCTAAATGTTTCCAAAGTTTGCTGATattatttatgaacaaaaaattgtcgataaaacaaaatctatgtCGTGTTTTATCTACAGTTGCTTTCCTTCGGCTGttgtcgttttgtttttttacgaaactggtatctttcgccatGTATAATGTGTTTTTGATACTTTTATCTTAAGAATTTTCTCATTTCTTTTTAGTATTTTACAcaacatattagacaaaaactaatatttttcttttctaatcaTAGAAAACTATGAGGATACTCAAACTCAAGCAAGACTTTTAAAACAGTACGTAGGAAAAATTCAGGACAAAAAACCAATTCAAAAACCGGTAGAGTCCCACATAGCCATTAAGGACAACACACCTGTCACATCTGTTGATGAATTAAAGAAATCAGAGACAGCATCCAAGCTAATAATAAAACCTCCAGAAGCAGCTGAACCTCAGTCAGAACCTCAAATAACTCCCCAGCAGCCATCTGAACAAGCAGCAAAGGATTTCGAAACTATGCTATCCGCTAAGTCTAAAGTTGATGTAAATGACAAAGAGGAATATGCCACATTTTTGTTGTGGGATTTTGCAGGAGATGAGGAATTTTACCACACACATCAAACCTTTCTGTCCCAAGATGCAATGTATCTTGTTGTTACAAAACTCAATGAAGCTGATGATCATAATGCACAAggtaaaatttcattaataaaccAGTATGCTAAACAATGATACTTATTTCATTGATGTTAAAGTTTGTTCTCAAACAGACTGAATACATAATCCTTTCacttataactttatattttgttgattgttctAACATCTGcaaaattgattttatgtatttaaagcTTTTATAATGTTTTCGAATTGGTTGATTGTAGTACAtatatacagtccgccaaaagttaagcaccacctaCATATGAATTTTTAACTTCATGTATcgcaaaaaaacatttatatttggtGTTAAGAATTGTTTATAACATACACTAAGAAAATGCATtacaacaaagaaaataaaactccGATAAACATGCCAAGCAACTTTTTATTAAAGGTCATCTGCCAGTTTTCGAATACATTGTTTCGCTGCCTTTAAATCTTCTTCCTACTGTCTCGCGTAAAGGTGAAATTTGACCTTCATCAAGTCACTGTGACATATGGCAAGGCGTACATTATCTGTTGTTGAACATTGACAAACAATTGACATGTCAAATGGCAATAGGAGCACTGGAAGCATAGGTAACCATTTCGATGATATTCACACCATAATTGTCAGATTTTTACAACATCTTTTGACACAGGAACTGTATATGTTAAACCAAGGTCTGGAAGATTCCACCTAGCTACAGATCGTGATGTCAGACTGCTTATTGGACGTGCTTAAGCCAACTAATTTACTCCTGCCCCAAAGCTTAGATACCACTGGACTCAAGGTGGTTTTGTTAGAATATCGGTTTGTCGACTTCATAAAGGCTACCTACATATAAGAGTACGTCATGTTGTCGAGAGACCTGAACTAACAGCCAGGCACCGTATACTTAGGTTTCATAAACGCTGGAACATGAGAAGCTAACAAAAATGCATTGGTCATATGAGAGTTGGTTTCTGAAACGACCAAAAGACTGCAGAATACGAGTTAAATGGCTGGGAAAAAACTTCGTAGGACCAAAACATCATTTACCTGACAACTGCATGTCCATACGTTGCCAGTTATGTTACAGTATTAGGTTTCTTCTCATACTGTTGTTACGTGGGTCTGCATATTTTGAAGAGTAGCATGAACGGACAGACAAACAGGGATTTTGGTGCTTGAAAACATAGCAGTCCCCCGTTTTGATAATCCTCCACTTTCGTCAAGACCCTTGTACATATACGACAATACTAGACCACACAGGGCAAGGATTGCAACCAAGTACACAGAGCCAGAAACAGGTGATACTAAAAAGTATCTTTTGTCCTTCCATGTCTCCATATATAAACCCTCTCAAACATGTCTGGGAAGCTATTGGCAGAAATCTCGATTGCAGAGATCCATCTTTGCAAAATCTTAGCGATGTAAGAGGAGCAATTGTTGctgaatttatttaatttgcTCAACTTAAGTCCAGAAGGCTTGTACAGAGTGTGAGACGCCGAGTTATGGTTCTATACCGGAAGAAAGATGATTACACATCATATGGACTCAAATATTGACATAAAATTTCCCGAATATACCAAAGATTCTTTGTAGAGACTTTTATTGATATTGGATGACAAATACTGCTACatgaatattttctattttttttttaggataatctgatttttttaagtaaaaaaaattcatgcaatAGAAATAGGTGGTGTTTAACTTTTGGCAGactgtatattttaaaagagaaaaatgtaTGTTTGTCCTCCGTTTGAGACTTTTCTTCTATTTTAAAATGGacctttatttttcaaatgtaaaatactGGATACTGTTTCAATCTTTGTTACAAGatgatatttattgttttaaaatgaaggTTACGTGAGAAAATATTGTACACATTGTATTGTGCAAGTTTCTATGAAACAATATCTTGTCAAAAGGATGTCATATGAAACATTGGACCCTAGGAAAGTTGAACCCggtgaaattttcatcattGAAAATTTAACCCTGGGTCTAATCCtagattgaaaattaaaaaggatCAGTTTTCCAAAGCAGGAAATTGACCCCCTCCTTGGATATTTAAACCCCTGTATCATTTCCCCTGTATTATTAAAATGAATGTCAAATGTACATTGCGTTAAGCTTTTATACAATAGTGTTTACTGTATAGATCtgataatttgaaaatctaaagaGGGGtataattttctatattaaaagtGGGATAAATCTGACagcttgaatgaaaaaaaaaggtttcttTCACTGAAAACCCTAAAACTATCGTACAGTTATCAATCATTAACTTTGCATGAAATAAATTCAACTGCAATTCAAAATAAGAGTACAGAAAAGATCAATGGGGactgtgtcaaagagacaacaacccgaccatagaaattagacaacagcagaagttcaccaataggtcttcaatgcagtgagcGATTCTCGCacacggaggcgtccttcagatgGCCCCTAAATTAATACACATCGTAcgttttttctgtttttcaaatataaattgaatacgTTCAAACAAATGTGATAATAtcatttagttttaatattgaTCATATTAATATGTTTGTCTTAACCCTGGTTAACAGCTTTGATTATAAACAACAGTATGCATTCCGAATTGAGTATCACATATCTGAAAGATCAGCTAATCAAGAATTGGATTTCCATTACTCTATtgtaggttgcatttctgtaaatattgacaatacaaTTTCCCATTGGATCTCCTTTTACGGcaaaaactgtaccacttttactataaAGTTTTGGAAACCATCATATCCTAGAAGTGAAAATGTatatgcaccacatttttttcaaaggtcaaaatatagggatGTGCCGCATACtttcaaaaagaaacaaaagataccaaaagggacagtaaaactcataaatctaaaataaactgacaatgccatggctcaaaatgaaaaagacaaacagacaaacaatagtacactttacacaacatagaaaactaaagaataaacaacacgaaccccaccaaaaactaggggtgatctcaggtgctccggaaggaatGTGTTCATGCCCTGACCTTCTCAGaatttaaactaacactaattttcACTAACTATATCTACCGCTACTGTAAGGTTATCACAGATTTCAATATCAACACTATACACATTTGTATTTTCTGGTAACagtcccaagttatgtctctgtgaTATGCAACACATAGAGCAAAACTGGGAAcaagtatgtaaacaaaattaattttctatgaatattctagATCTCCTTATAAGAGGCCTGGGGTgatttgagaaacagctgtgtttacaaagtgcaacctatatgTAACAATCTATTcaaaaatacatgcattttaaattcaaaatttaactttaataaATGGTGATCATTTTATATCAGTGAATAATGCATGTCTAACAGGGATCATATTATTGATTTCAAGATTTCCACTATCAGATAATGTCTAAACTTACTAATATTTTTGGTTAAGTTGTGTAATGGAATTATTGGAATTTCTTAATGTAAGGGACcgtatgaaaattgtttaacatgttGAAATCCCAAATAAACATGCAAGATTGTCGTTAACATATAAAACTGTATTTCACTACATCCACAAAGTAAGACAATTGTGTCAAACAGATATAAAATAgtgcaaaataaagaattaGTAAATTAAGTTGGTAAACAAAAGTTAAACTGCCTGATTCAGGTGTTAATATTAAGTTTTAGAAATTACCACTCTTAAAGCATGAAAgcgttttataatttttaaagtattCTGGTTGAAGTTTACAACTCAATGCCTTTAAAAAGATCATGATAGCAGAGCAGTATTCaaacaatacacaaataaaatgtttcattaaatACCAATATACTTAAGTACCGTCTGTTAACATCCTTGTATTGTGGTCTCATTTCCATTCCTAACATACATTATCTTGTTATGTGAGCAATCCAGCtgcaaatattaaattaaaataattatataagtcaggaatctgatgtacagtagttttcCCTTGTTTCatgtaatttatacgttttttttgtttctcgttttttttatatagattagaccgttggttttcccatttgaatggttttacacttgttaTGTGGGGCCCTTTTTAGcgtgttgttcggtgtgagccaaggctccgtgttgaaagccgtacattgacttacaatggtttactttataaattgtgatttgTATTTTCTGAATCGATTTACAATTTGTATACAATTGATATCCTAAAACTTCCGTTGTCATAACTAGTAGggacttttaataaattattatataaaacagttgttctTTGACTTTGTAGCCTTATTCAGACTATGGATTGACTCAATACATTGCTACAGTAGACTtgaagagagaaaaaatacatCTGACAAGAAACCGTTGGGTGATAATGATCCACCAGTAGTTATTGTTGGCACATGGAAAGATGCTGTGACCTCGGAAACAGACACGGTATATCATGTTTacacattgtaaaatatttaaacactGCTATTGTTTGTTCTTGTCTTTAAGGGATTACTTTATTATGTTCGAGTGGAATTACGTATATACCTATACAagttctttttgtattttcttacgggtacaataatacattttgtgtGAAGTGtggaattaatttatttaatgattCGGTCCGACAATCAAGATGACTTACAGAATTGAAGGAAGAACAAAAAGGTGAAATGCAAGTTTTGCCTATAATTTTGAAaacctattttaaaaaaatcttacagtGGTAAAATGTTCACAATGTAAAGCTCATCTGGGGCCGGTTGTTCAACTTGTCGTTAAGTCTAACGCTGTCGTTTAAATATGCTAACACttcgttaaaatttaaaacatggtTAATCCTGTTGTTCATCTCTACGTTAGATTTAACACAACGTTAAACTGTCGATAACTTATGTAAAATCTAACGCTGCTATTGACCAACGTTAAAAACTTAACGGAGccttttaattgataaaatgacTGCTCTGTTAATGGTACCTAGgcaaagaaaagagaaaatcttCAGAGGAATGGTTTCACATCTAAACAATTTGACTGACAATGAAATGAGAATAAGATATAGGTTTGGAAGAGACTCTATAGCCTATATATGCAATATTGTGGGTGATAAATTAATAAGATCTACAGCAAAGGAAACTGCTCTAACAGTGGAGCAACACGTATGCATAGCCTTGAGGTTTTATGCCTCTAGGTCATTTTTACAAGTAATTGAAGATACAATGGGCTACGACAAAGCAACTGTATCTAGAGCAGTGAATGATGTTACCAATGCTTTACTTGATGTGAAAGACAACTTCATCCAGTGGCCAAAATACATCAATTCTAAAAACAGGATGAAGTGTGGTTTCCACAGACAAATGGAAATGAACTTCCCAAATGTTTTGGAGTGCATTGATTGCACACACATCAAGATACAAGGGCCATCAGAGGACGAGGCAGCTTTTGTTAACAGAAAGAGGTTCAATAGTGTGAACGTGCAGGCTGTGTGTGATTATGAAGGtacttatttaatttgtttatatcctcttcgtctgtttatttgtttacctttattatctcccttaaaCTTTCTCATCAGTAACTCTACAATTCGGCCCTCGATCTGATACGACCCAAATATTAAAAGTGATCGATCGACGATCGGGTCATTGTGTGCTATCTTTTCCAATAAGACCGCGCACCTGTCACTCCAAACAGTGTGGTTATTTGTGCCACTTATTTATATGTGCTATATCTAATCTGTACAATGTTGGCAAAGGAAGGCATATTATTactgttgtatttttttctgtacgGGATCAGGTGTACGTTATATTAAGCTCGAGATTTCAGGAATGACACCCTTTCGGGATTTTGGGaatgaccctttcgggatccgggaattcttttttgaatttctgGATCTcgggattttgtgtttttaagcaCAGGATTTCTGGATCCAGACCCCCCTCCCCATACTGAaggaaacatatatatattcttcacTGAAACTGACGATTTTTAAcattcataaattataaaattattaaatatactaATAGTTTCAATCATctgtatgcatttttttagGGTTTCAATGAGCCTCAATGAAAATTAGACTAGTTCTAGTTGAGTTAcactttttaattgaaaaaaaaaatatatatttactggAGTCCCGATACAGTTCCTATACCCCCTCTAATTAATCACAAGTAGCAATAGACTGAGTGACCTTTATTCAAGCTGCA
The Mytilus trossulus isolate FHL-02 unplaced genomic scaffold, PNRI_Mtr1.1.1.hap1 h1tg000406l__unscaffolded, whole genome shotgun sequence DNA segment above includes these coding regions:
- the LOC134702157 gene encoding putative nuclease HARBI1, with product MTALLMVPRQRKEKIFRGMVSHLNNLTDNEMRIRYRFGRDSIAYICNIVGDKLIRSTAKETALTVEQHVCIALRFYASRSFLQVIEDTMGYDKATVSRAVNDVTNALLDVKDNFIQWPKYINSKNRMKCGFHRQMEMNFPNVLECIDCTHIKIQGPSEDEAAFVNRKRFNSVNVQAVCDYEGKFTNISANWPGSTHDSHIFNTSNLCHYLETNNRGLADGLILGDSGYACRPFLMTPYLNPRERHQQRFNRAHSSTRSIIERAFGILKRRFHVLHSEVRMKPEKVCRVFGACAVLHNIASTRNEPLEDFCGVHVQQDQPVQVPNFEGEQDGRHIREHIARVFFN
- the LOC134702156 gene encoding uncharacterized protein LOC134702156, encoding MADKRSIDLYLKLLQSGYEFKRDIRLVVVGKKGAGKTTLIRRLFGEDITDVTSTNGIEIHKIKCKAMSDDGIWNKQEENYEDTQTQARLLKQYVGKIQDKKPIQKPVESHIAIKDNTPVTSVDELKKSETASKLIIKPPEAAEPHKGFRNYAIR